AAAATATCTCTTTAAAATACGATTGACTTGCTAAAATATCTTTTTCACTCTGGAATGGTTTTAAATTACTCAGATATTCGCAAGCAAAGGCGGACTCAAACTTACCTTTTAAATATTCTTTAAAGGTATCAAACTCAAGTGTTTCAAAAAAAATCATTTAAACTTATCTAACAAGCTTTCATTCTTAAATGGATTTTTCTTCTTATCCTTAGGTAACTTATTCAATACATCAAAAACATAAGGAGTGAGTTTTAGCAAGTTTCCTGAAACATAGTTTTTTTCAAGTTTTTTTGCAAATTCTGAATTTCTTGGTGTAAATGAAATTACCACTGATAAAATTATACTTAGGATAACCGCAGACTTTAATGCACCAAACAATGCTCCAAGAGTCCTATCTGCCCAGCCAAGCTTTATAGCCTTGAAAAACCTCGCAAGAAGTTTGCCTATAATTAGAAGGGCTATGTAGATTATAAGAAACGCAAGGACAAACCCTACCGCTCCCGCTACCTTATCACTCAAGCCCATACCATTTATGATTTTTGCAATAGGTGTATAAATCTGAAACGAAACTACATAACCTAAAATCAGTCCTAAAATACCAAAAGCTTCATTTATAAGACCTTTCAAAAGCCCTTTTACAGCAAAAACACCAATTATTATTAATAAAATAATATCAGTTATTTCCATTTAACATCTCCCTTACCAACTGATTTACCACTTTCCCTTCAGCTCTACCTTGCACTTTTTCCATAACATTTTTCATCACAACTCCAAAATTGCCACCACCAAATTCAGTTATTACATTACTAATAATAGACTTTATTTCATCCTCACTAAGCTGCTCAGGCAAATATTTTTCCAACACCTTTGCCTCACTCAGCTCTTTTTCACACAAATCTTCCCTGCCTGCATTTTTATATTGCTCAGCTGCTTCCTTGCGTTTTTTTATAGCAGTTTGAATCACTTTAATAATTTCATCATCACTCAATTGCCCCATTTTTTGAATCTCAGCGTTTTTA
Above is a genomic segment from Deferrivibrio essentukiensis containing:
- a CDS encoding CvpA family protein; the encoded protein is MEITDIILLIIIGVFAVKGLLKGLINEAFGILGLILGYVVSFQIYTPIAKIINGMGLSDKVAGAVGFVLAFLIIYIALLIIGKLLARFFKAIKLGWADRTLGALFGALKSAVILSIILSVVISFTPRNSEFAKKLEKNYVSGNLLKLTPYVFDVLNKLPKDKKKNPFKNESLLDKFK
- a CDS encoding GatB/YqeY domain-containing protein; this encodes MDLINKITEDMKTAMKSKDSVALNTIRMLRAEIKNAEIQKMGQLSDDEIIKVIQTAIKKRKEAAEQYKNAGREDLCEKELSEAKVLEKYLPEQLSEDEIKSIISNVITEFGGGNFGVVMKNVMEKVQGRAEGKVVNQLVREMLNGNN